One Chelonoidis abingdonii isolate Lonesome George chromosome 17, CheloAbing_2.0, whole genome shotgun sequence DNA segment encodes these proteins:
- the TIGD3 gene encoding tigger transposable element-derived protein 3 — MELNGKKKLHALSLAEKIQVLEMLDESKMSQSEVARRFQVSQPQISRICKNKEKLLADWCSGTANRERKRKRESKYSSIDEALLCWFHIARTKMWDVTGPMLLQKAKELADIMGQEFVPSIGWLVRWKRRNNVCFGQRHPARAVHAPEPPCDKGLAPASLSLPQLLKDFAPDNVFGCGEVVLLYKAMPGREWEGRERLCVALCVNGSGTEKRKPMVVGRRLAPRCFFGVNTEALPVLYRSSADGQLTPELFSEWLTDFDREMGRQHRSVALVLDAERRCPDLEPANIRLVFLPPRPRHDDSPSPCPLHPDIVRDFKSRYKCRLLGKVSSIGSETDSSLASIAASITVLDALHMVAAAWDKVQPSLVERCFGEASCSKGKGSLGLSSLAPPRGMSLEDFWRFVDMETELACPPALPPAGAYKEEEEEEGEGEDLFGSLPTKADALKALGTLRRWFECNGSAEGVFQQFYSCEEEVERLCC, encoded by the coding sequence ATGGAGCTGAACGGGAAGAAGAAACTTCATGCTCTTTCCTTGGCAGAGAAGATCCAGGTGCTGGAGATGCTGGACGAATCCAAGATGTCCCAGTCAGAGGTGGCTCGTCGCTTCCAAGTCTCCCAGCCCCAGATCTCCCGCATCTGCAAGAACAAGGAGAAGCTGCTGGCTGACTGGTGTAGCGGGACAGCCAACCGGGAGCGGAAGCGCAAGCGGGAGTCCAAATACAGCAGCATTGACGAGGCCCTGCTGTGCTGGTTCCACATCGCCCGCACCAAGATGTGGGACGTCACGGGGCCCATGCTGCTTCAGAAAGCCAAGGAGCTCGCAGACATCATGGGCCAGGAGTTTGTGCCTAGCATTGGCTGGCTGGTGCGGTGGAAGCGCCGTAACAACGTCTGCTTTGGCCAGCGGCACCCAGCACGAGCGGTCCATGCCCCTGAGCCCCCGTGCGACAAGGGACTGGCACCGGCTTCCCTCAGCCTGCCCCAGCTGCTGAAGGATTTTGCCCCGGACAACGTTTTTGGCTGCGGGGAGGTGGTGCTGCTGTATAAGGCCATGccgggcagggagtgggagggaagggagcggCTGTGCGTGGCGCTGTGCGTGAACGGGAGTGGCACAGAGAAGCGGAAGCCCATGGTGGTCGGCAGGCGGCTGGCTCCGCGATGTTTCTTTGGGGTCAACACGGAAGCTTTGCCAGTCCTTTACCGCAGCAGCGCCGATGGTCAGCTGACACCGGAGCTCTTCTCAGAGTGGCTGACGGACTTTGACCGGGAGATGGGCCGGCAGCACCGCAGTGTGGCGCTGGTGCTGGACGCCGAGCGGCGCTGCCCTGATCTGGAGCCTGCCAACATCCGCCTGGTCTTCCTGCCCCCGCGACCTCGCCATGACGACAGCCCCTCGCCTTGCCCGCTCCACCCCGACATCGTCCGTGATTTCAAATCCCGCTACAAGTGCAGGCTTCTGGGCAAAGTGTCCTCCATCGGCAGCGAGACTGACAGCTCCCTGGCCTCCATCGCTGCCTCCATCACTGTGCTGGACGCCCTCCACATGGTGGCAGCCGCTTGGGACAAAGTCCAGCCCTCCCTGGTGGAACGGTGCTTTGGGGAGGCCAGCTGCTCCAAGGGGAAGGGGTCCCTGGGGCTCTCCAGCCTTGCCCCCCCCAGGGGGATGAGCCTAGAAGATTTCTGGCGCTTTGTGGACATGGAGACAGAGCTGGcctgtcccccagccctgcccccagccggggcctataaggaggaggaagaggaggagggggagggagaggacctTTTTGGCAGTCTGCCCACCAAGGCCGATGCTTTGAAGGCCCTGGGGACCCTGCGGCGCTGGTTCGAGTGCAACGGCTCGGCCGAGGGGGTCTTCCAGCAGTT
- the SLC25A45 gene encoding solute carrier family 25 member 45 isoform X4: protein MPVEEFVAGWISGAVGLALGHPVDTVKAVVLAPVDLIKVRLQNQLHPYGLRSLAGASGAQYRGPVHCSVSIFREEGVMGLFRGTRALVLRDTPTLAIYFLTYTSLCQAMTAQEREPGPVTVLVAGGCAGTASWVLATPLDVIKARLQMDGVKGVSYCGVWDCIRISVRREGPQVFLKGLTLNIIRAFPVNAVTFLSYENILKLIC, encoded by the exons ATGCCCGTGGAGGAGTTTGTGGCTGGCTGGATTTCAG gagctgtggggctggcctTGGGGCACCCAGTGGACACAGTGAAG GCTGTGGTCCTGGCTCCTGTTGACCTGATCAAAGTTCGGCTACAGAACCAGCTTCACCCCTATGGGCTGAGGAGTCTAGCGGGGGCCTCTGGAGCCCAGTACCGGGGCCCAGTGCACTGCAGTGTCAGCATATTCCGCGAGGAGGGGGTCATGGGCCTGTTCCGGGGCACCCGGGCCCTGGTGCTGCGAGATACACCCACTCTGGCCATCTACTTCCTCACCTACACCAGCCTCTGCCAGGCCATGACAGCGCAGGAGCGAGAACCAG GGCCAGTGACAGTTCTtgtagctgggggctgtgctggCACTGCCTCCTGGGTCTTAGCCACGCCCCTGGACGTGATCAAGGCCCGGCTCCAGATGGATGGGGTGAAGGGAGTGTCCTACTGCGGGGTCTGGGATTGCATCCGCATCAGTGTTCGGCGTGAGGGACCCCAGGTGTTCCTAAAGGGCCTTACCCTGAACATTATCCGTGCCTTCCCTGTCAACGCGGTGACCTTCCTGAGCTACGAGAACATCCTGAAACTCATCTGctga
- the SLC25A45 gene encoding solute carrier family 25 member 45 isoform X3: MPVEEFVAGWISGAVGLALGHPVDTVKVRLQTQSGYRGILDCVIKTYRNETVLGFFKGMSFPLLSVALVNSVMFGAYSNALLYLSATHHHDRHTNPPHYAHVLIAGSFSGLMQAVVLAPVDLIKVRLQNQLHPYGLRSLAGASGAQYRGPVHCSVSIFREEGVMGLFRGTRALVLRDTPTLAIYFLTYTSLCQAMTAQEREPGPVTVLVAGGCAGTASWVLATPLDVIKARLQMDGVKGVSYCGVWDCIRISVRREGPQVFLKGLTLNIIRAFPVNAVTFLSYENILKLIC, from the exons ATGCCCGTGGAGGAGTTTGTGGCTGGCTGGATTTCAG gagctgtggggctggcctTGGGGCACCCAGTGGACACAGTGAAG GTGCGGCTGCAGACACAGTCTGGCTATCGGGGGATCCTGGATTGCGTAATCAAAACGTACCGCAATGAAACG GTCCTAGGCTTCTTTAAGGGGATGAGTTTCCCGCTGCTGAGCGTGGCCCTGGTTAACTCAGTGATGTTTGGGGCCTACAGCAATGCACTGCTGTACCTGAGCGCCACCCATCACCATGACCGCCACACCAACCCTCCCCACTACGCCCACGTCCTCATCGCTGGCAGCTTCTCCGGCCTGATGCAG GCTGTGGTCCTGGCTCCTGTTGACCTGATCAAAGTTCGGCTACAGAACCAGCTTCACCCCTATGGGCTGAGGAGTCTAGCGGGGGCCTCTGGAGCCCAGTACCGGGGCCCAGTGCACTGCAGTGTCAGCATATTCCGCGAGGAGGGGGTCATGGGCCTGTTCCGGGGCACCCGGGCCCTGGTGCTGCGAGATACACCCACTCTGGCCATCTACTTCCTCACCTACACCAGCCTCTGCCAGGCCATGACAGCGCAGGAGCGAGAACCAG GGCCAGTGACAGTTCTtgtagctgggggctgtgctggCACTGCCTCCTGGGTCTTAGCCACGCCCCTGGACGTGATCAAGGCCCGGCTCCAGATGGATGGGGTGAAGGGAGTGTCCTACTGCGGGGTCTGGGATTGCATCCGCATCAGTGTTCGGCGTGAGGGACCCCAGGTGTTCCTAAAGGGCCTTACCCTGAACATTATCCGTGCCTTCCCTGTCAACGCGGTGACCTTCCTGAGCTACGAGAACATCCTGAAACTCATCTGctga
- the SLC25A45 gene encoding solute carrier family 25 member 45 isoform X2, which translates to MLSTVRSQLLTRRKPLTTVTESRLRASLGLGILLRALYSSCALYSPCPWRSLWLAGFQVRLQTQSGYRGILDCVIKTYRNETVLGFFKGMSFPLLSVALVNSVMFGAYSNALLYLSATHHHDRHTNPPHYAHVLIAGSFSGLMQAVVLAPVDLIKVRLQNQLHPYGLRSLAGASGAQYRGPVHCSVSIFREEGVMGLFRGTRALVLRDTPTLAIYFLTYTSLCQAMTAQEREPGPVTVLVAGGCAGTASWVLATPLDVIKARLQMDGVKGVSYCGVWDCIRISVRREGPQVFLKGLTLNIIRAFPVNAVTFLSYENILKLIC; encoded by the exons ATGCTCAGCACAGTCCGCTCTCAGTTGCTAACCCGTCGAAAACCACTTACAACCGTCACAGAAAGCAGGCTCCGCGCTTCTCTTGGTCTGGGAATCTTACTGAG AGCCCTGTACAGTTCCTGCGCGCTCTACTCACCATGCCCGTGGAGGAGTTTGTGGCTGGCTGGATTTCAG GTGCGGCTGCAGACACAGTCTGGCTATCGGGGGATCCTGGATTGCGTAATCAAAACGTACCGCAATGAAACG GTCCTAGGCTTCTTTAAGGGGATGAGTTTCCCGCTGCTGAGCGTGGCCCTGGTTAACTCAGTGATGTTTGGGGCCTACAGCAATGCACTGCTGTACCTGAGCGCCACCCATCACCATGACCGCCACACCAACCCTCCCCACTACGCCCACGTCCTCATCGCTGGCAGCTTCTCCGGCCTGATGCAG GCTGTGGTCCTGGCTCCTGTTGACCTGATCAAAGTTCGGCTACAGAACCAGCTTCACCCCTATGGGCTGAGGAGTCTAGCGGGGGCCTCTGGAGCCCAGTACCGGGGCCCAGTGCACTGCAGTGTCAGCATATTCCGCGAGGAGGGGGTCATGGGCCTGTTCCGGGGCACCCGGGCCCTGGTGCTGCGAGATACACCCACTCTGGCCATCTACTTCCTCACCTACACCAGCCTCTGCCAGGCCATGACAGCGCAGGAGCGAGAACCAG GGCCAGTGACAGTTCTtgtagctgggggctgtgctggCACTGCCTCCTGGGTCTTAGCCACGCCCCTGGACGTGATCAAGGCCCGGCTCCAGATGGATGGGGTGAAGGGAGTGTCCTACTGCGGGGTCTGGGATTGCATCCGCATCAGTGTTCGGCGTGAGGGACCCCAGGTGTTCCTAAAGGGCCTTACCCTGAACATTATCCGTGCCTTCCCTGTCAACGCGGTGACCTTCCTGAGCTACGAGAACATCCTGAAACTCATCTGctga
- the SLC25A45 gene encoding solute carrier family 25 member 45 isoform X1 yields MLQRKAKKHSPSPIAIVPPRVGCLHRCKDLRPNASQALYSSCALYSPCPWRSLWLAGFQVRLQTQSGYRGILDCVIKTYRNETVLGFFKGMSFPLLSVALVNSVMFGAYSNALLYLSATHHHDRHTNPPHYAHVLIAGSFSGLMQAVVLAPVDLIKVRLQNQLHPYGLRSLAGASGAQYRGPVHCSVSIFREEGVMGLFRGTRALVLRDTPTLAIYFLTYTSLCQAMTAQEREPGPVTVLVAGGCAGTASWVLATPLDVIKARLQMDGVKGVSYCGVWDCIRISVRREGPQVFLKGLTLNIIRAFPVNAVTFLSYENILKLIC; encoded by the exons atgcttcagaggaaagccaAAAAGCACTCCCCATCCCCGATTGCAATTGTGCCTCCACGCGTTGGGTGCCTCCATCGTTGTAAGGATCTGCGTCCAAATGCCTCCCA AGCCCTGTACAGTTCCTGCGCGCTCTACTCACCATGCCCGTGGAGGAGTTTGTGGCTGGCTGGATTTCAG GTGCGGCTGCAGACACAGTCTGGCTATCGGGGGATCCTGGATTGCGTAATCAAAACGTACCGCAATGAAACG GTCCTAGGCTTCTTTAAGGGGATGAGTTTCCCGCTGCTGAGCGTGGCCCTGGTTAACTCAGTGATGTTTGGGGCCTACAGCAATGCACTGCTGTACCTGAGCGCCACCCATCACCATGACCGCCACACCAACCCTCCCCACTACGCCCACGTCCTCATCGCTGGCAGCTTCTCCGGCCTGATGCAG GCTGTGGTCCTGGCTCCTGTTGACCTGATCAAAGTTCGGCTACAGAACCAGCTTCACCCCTATGGGCTGAGGAGTCTAGCGGGGGCCTCTGGAGCCCAGTACCGGGGCCCAGTGCACTGCAGTGTCAGCATATTCCGCGAGGAGGGGGTCATGGGCCTGTTCCGGGGCACCCGGGCCCTGGTGCTGCGAGATACACCCACTCTGGCCATCTACTTCCTCACCTACACCAGCCTCTGCCAGGCCATGACAGCGCAGGAGCGAGAACCAG GGCCAGTGACAGTTCTtgtagctgggggctgtgctggCACTGCCTCCTGGGTCTTAGCCACGCCCCTGGACGTGATCAAGGCCCGGCTCCAGATGGATGGGGTGAAGGGAGTGTCCTACTGCGGGGTCTGGGATTGCATCCGCATCAGTGTTCGGCGTGAGGGACCCCAGGTGTTCCTAAAGGGCCTTACCCTGAACATTATCCGTGCCTTCCCTGTCAACGCGGTGACCTTCCTGAGCTACGAGAACATCCTGAAACTCATCTGctga